One region of Dysidea avara chromosome 1, odDysAvar1.4, whole genome shotgun sequence genomic DNA includes:
- the LOC136268820 gene encoding uncharacterized protein, producing MNLDLLLPFYQTIKQAERHLKPVKEERAKYRGACEKSATTLEKLFSAGPPPPDACVPPKSHKGTIHYSFDMAQQVHYPCDPFQPGPIYFLTPRKCAIFGVCCEAIPRQINYLIDEASNVGKGGNIIISMLHHFLAHHSLGETSVHFHADNCTGQNKNRYLMCYLMWRILTGLHTEVKISFLPVGHTKFSPDWCFGLFKRRYRKTKIGCLDDIVAAVNQSAAPNFAQLVGSQDGTTIVPMYNWSDYFEEKTVKTALKGITQMHHFRFLSSRPGKVMVKNTHDDPERTISLLKSSSWRPEPGELPNVIVPAGLSAERQWYLYEKIREFVPEEAQDLVCPKPTVPKP from the exons ATGAACTTAGATCTTTTATTACCATTTTATCAGACCATCAAGCAAGCCGAAAGACACCTCAAACCGGTTAAGGAAGAAAGGGCAAAATATCGGGGCGCTTGTGAGAAAAGTGCAACAACTCTGGAGAAACTCTTCTCTGCTGGACCCCCACCTCCAGATGCCTGTGTACCACCTAAGAGTCATAAAGGGACGATACACTACAGTTTTGATATGGCACAGCAG GTGCATTACCCGTGTGATCCCTTTCAGCCAGGTCCAATATACTTTCTCACACCACGTAAGTGTGCCATTTTTGGCGTTTGCTGTGAGGCGATTCCTCGGCAA ATCAACTACCTGATTGACGAGGCATCTAATGTTGGAAAAGGTGGCAACATAATCATCTCAATGTTGCACCATTTTCTTGCACACCATAGCCTTGGTGAAACATCTGTACACTTCCATGCAGACAACTGTACTGGGCAAAACAAAAATCGATATTTAATGTGTTATTTGATGTGGAGGATACTCACTGGTCTCCATACTGAAGTGAAGATTTCATTTCTACCAGTCGGGCACACTAAATTCTCGCCTGACTGGTGTTTTGGTCTTTTCAAGCGACGTTATCGCAAGACGAAGATAGGTTGTCTTGATGACATTGTTGCTGCAGTCAACCAGTCAGCTGCTCCTAATTTTGCCCAGTTAGTTGGCAGTCAAGATGGAACAACCATCGTTCCAATGTACAATTGGAGCGATTACTTCGAGGAGAAAACAGTGAAAACCGCGTTAAAAGGCATCACTCAGATGCATCATTTTAGGTTTCTGAGCAGCCGCCCTGGAAAAGTGATGGTAAAAAACACTCACGATGACCCAGAACGTACGATCAGTCTGCTGAAATCATCATCATGGCGTCCAGAACCTGGTGAACTGCCTAATGTAATTGTTCCAGCAGGACTGTCAGCAGAACGTCAGTGGTATTTGTACGAGAAAATTAGAGAGTTTGTTCCTGAAGAGGCACAGGACTTGGTCTGCCCTAAACCCACTGTCCCTAAACCATGA
- the LOC136242052 gene encoding uncharacterized protein, with product MRENNTSTRRQPHHDHDDDDPQQSNEEKCAKFVNDTCGCKLAVGDRPCSTLFTAEYYRDIRAQAALLSHEQLDMVILGSIMSTISTDEDIVHGRHKIEKRSRYRTEHMHNGHQVCAATFAFLLGVGPKYKLQALKKHYAENGLTVREHKNKRRLPPKALTYQDQTALVQFLQNYAEDNAILLPGRIPGYKRDDLKLLPSSCNKKCVWECYKTSCITTGIRYAELTTFRKYWCQLAPHIVITKPRSDLCWTCQTNSTLIMKAINRSDEEKSQVLCLFLNES from the exons ATGAGAGAAAACAACACAAGTACTAGGAGACAACCCCATCACGACCATGATGACGATGATCCACAACAATCAAATGAGGAAAAATGTGCAAAATTTGTGAATGATACCTGTGGTTGTAAACTGGCAGTAGGTGATAGGCCATGTAgcactttgtttacagctgagtaTTATCGTGACATTCGAGCACAGGCTGCTTTGCTTTCTCATGAACAACTTGACATGGTAATCCTAGGCTCAATTATGTCCACCATAAGCACTGACGAAGACATCGTTCATGGTCGTCACAAAATTGAGAAGCGATCTAGGTACAGAACGGAGCACATGCACAATGGACATCAAGTTTGTGCGGCTACCTTTGCTTTCCTTCTTGGAGTCGGACCAAAGTACAAGCTGCAAGCTCTCAAGAAGCATTATGCTGAAAATGGGTTGACTGTAAGAGAGCATAAAAATAAACGACGCTTACCACCTAAAGCACTCACGTACCAAGATCAGACAGCACTTGTACAGTTTTTGCAAAACTATGCTGAGGATAATGCCATCCTGCTGCCTGGTAGGATACCTGGGTACAAACGAGACGATTTGAAGCTGTTGCCATCCAGCTGCAATAAGAAG TGTGTATGGGAATGTTACAAGACTTCATGCATCACTACTGGAATTCGCTATGCTGAACTTACAACATTTCGCAAGTACTGGTGTCAGCTCGCACCTCACATTGTGATCACTAAACCTAGGAGTGATTTGTGCTGGACTTGCCAAACAAACAGCACCTTGATTATGAAAGCCATCAATCGATCCGATGAGGAAAAATCCCAGGTATTGTGCTTGTTTCTTAATGAGTCCTAA